A genomic stretch from bacterium includes:
- a CDS encoding beta-galactosidase trimerization domain-containing protein → MKGMNHLSTVLFFLVLSQAIPSFPAQKFWRGWDKYQVIMWSTGDVRNFPLWVQRLKELGFTAEECFRGRDPKPFVEQNFGFYAENLVFELCFLHSRQPLYDNDFKSYTSTHSKEFLVRKPCFHDPSFWEKVEKELKDFVSLYSPHKPLLYDLRDEPSIGFFANPMDYCFSSYTLQAFREWLKRKYGSLDALNKEWDTNFSSWDEVEPMTTYEIKEREKSDLESGRLENYSPWADHRAFMDLTFAQTLDRMRQIIHQLDPETPVGIEGTQMPSAWGGYNLYLLSQALDWVEPYDICNSREIFRSFFPHNAPIISTFFGTDYNRIKRRLWWLLLHGDKGCLVWDDENSRCIEKEKDDMPITERGRELAKIIAEIKATAHLFFQLQPIVDPIAIHYSQASIRAHWMFDSREDGNTWPRRFSSYERVHSRFAKARNGFVRLLEDIGLQYNFISSEQIENGELMKKGYKVLILPQSVAMSRKECEEIEKFVRSGGILIADNMIATMDGHCKRLPKGQLDDLFGIKRKSVGWHPDAEGGEISINERYAPLPIFEADVETTTGKARFSAKAPAVIERKVGRGKAIYLNLDVRVYPKLRLSPPQGYAFRKLFGGLLKESGLEAPVKVKKADGELADCVEVWRYKGEKGEYIALIRNPEFGVEELKQIGYPGNDAIEKEEELEIIFPRKAKIKEILSGKDFGTTNKVKATLSPWVPLIFEIVR, encoded by the coding sequence ATGAAAGGAATGAACCATTTGAGCACAGTCCTTTTCTTCCTCGTCTTATCTCAAGCCATCCCCTCTTTCCCCGCCCAGAAGTTCTGGCGAGGATGGGATAAATATCAGGTTATTATGTGGAGCACAGGTGATGTGCGGAACTTCCCCCTCTGGGTGCAGAGATTGAAGGAATTGGGATTCACCGCCGAGGAATGCTTCCGGGGGAGAGACCCTAAACCCTTCGTGGAACAGAATTTCGGTTTCTACGCGGAAAACCTCGTCTTTGAACTCTGCTTCCTCCATAGCCGACAGCCCCTTTACGATAACGACTTCAAATCCTACACCTCCACTCATAGCAAGGAATTCCTCGTCCGAAAGCCCTGCTTCCACGACCCCTCCTTCTGGGAGAAAGTGGAGAAGGAATTGAAGGACTTCGTCTCCCTCTATTCCCCCCATAAGCCCCTCCTCTACGACCTCCGTGATGAACCTTCAATAGGCTTTTTCGCCAACCCAATGGACTATTGCTTCTCTTCCTATACCCTCCAAGCCTTCCGGGAATGGCTGAAGAGGAAATATGGCTCTCTGGACGCTCTAAACAAGGAATGGGATACTAATTTCTCCAGCTGGGATGAAGTTGAGCCGATGACCACTTATGAGATAAAGGAGAGGGAGAAAAGTGATTTGGAAAGCGGTAGATTGGAGAATTACTCACCCTGGGCTGACCACAGGGCTTTTATGGATTTGACCTTCGCCCAAACCCTTGATAGAATGCGCCAGATAATCCATCAGCTCGACCCAGAAACGCCCGTGGGAATTGAGGGAACCCAGATGCCAAGCGCTTGGGGAGGCTACAATCTCTACCTCCTATCCCAAGCCCTGGATTGGGTTGAGCCCTACGATATCTGCAACAGCAGAGAGATATTCCGCTCCTTCTTCCCCCATAATGCCCCAATCATAAGCACGTTCTTCGGCACGGATTACAATCGCATCAAGAGGAGATTATGGTGGCTTCTCCTCCACGGAGACAAGGGATGCCTTGTCTGGGATGACGAGAATTCAAGATGCATTGAGAAGGAAAAGGATGATATGCCTATTACGGAAAGGGGCAGGGAATTAGCCAAGATAATCGCGGAGATAAAGGCAACAGCACACCTTTTCTTCCAGCTTCAACCGATAGTCGACCCCATAGCCATTCATTATTCACAAGCGAGCATTCGCGCCCATTGGATGTTTGATTCCCGCGAGGATGGCAATACCTGGCCACGAAGGTTCTCTTCCTATGAGAGGGTGCATTCCCGCTTCGCTAAGGCAAGGAATGGATTTGTTCGCCTCCTTGAGGATATAGGTCTCCAATACAACTTCATCTCTTCGGAACAAATAGAAAATGGAGAACTTATGAAGAAGGGTTACAAGGTCCTAATCCTCCCCCAATCAGTCGCGATGTCAAGGAAGGAATGCGAGGAGATAGAGAAGTTCGTGCGCTCGGGAGGAATCCTCATAGCCGACAATATGATAGCCACTATGGATGGGCATTGTAAGAGGTTGCCAAAGGGACAGCTTGACGATTTGTTCGGGATAAAGAGAAAATCTGTTGGCTGGCATCCCGATGCTGAAGGTGGAGAAATAAGCATTAATGAGCGATATGCACCGCTTCCCATATTTGAAGCCGATGTTGAGACGACAACCGGGAAAGCCCGATTTTCCGCCAAAGCGCCTGCGGTTATAGAAAGGAAAGTGGGAAGAGGGAAAGCGATATATCTCAATTTGGATGTGAGGGTTTATCCCAAACTACGCCTTTCCCCTCCTCAAGGATACGCCTTCAGGAAATTGTTCGGGGGTTTGTTAAAGGAAAGCGGTTTAGAAGCGCCAGTTAAAGTCAAGAAAGCGGATGGGGAATTGGCTGATTGTGTTGAGGTATGGAGATACAAGGGAGAGAAAGGAGAATACATCGCTTTGATTCGCAATCCCGAGTTCGGGGTGGAGGAATTGAAGCAAATCGGCTATCCCGGAAACGATGCGATAGAGAAAGAGGAAGAGTTAGAGATTATCTTCCCTCGCAAGGCGAAAATCAAGGAGATTCTGAGCGGTAAGGACTTCGGCACTACGAATAAGGTAAAAGCAACTCTCTCCCCCTGGGTTCCTTTAATATTTGAAATAGTGAGGTGA